CCTTGTACTCTTCCTCACTTGACATCATGGGAATGCAAATGGTATGTTTAATGCTTCTTGAGTTAttgttcatttttatttatgGCACTTATAGTATAGAGAGGTAACAAACTTTGATTAGATTTTATAGGGCATAACAACATCTAAAAATTCAATTCATGTAACAGTCAAGGCTAAATGTATCATGTATGCTTAACTCACCCCCTATGAGTAAAAGTAACTAAAGAGATGACGTGATGACTTACTAGGGGAAGAGTGGACGCATTCAATGAAAACAATATGATGGAAGTACGTTTAACACAATCCGTCTACTCATCTATTTACACTTTAAAAAACACCAATTACATTTTTAAAAATACtatcatttatatatttttattttttatctaaTGTTTCAATATTTGAATTTACATAAAATGTCATataatctaaatattaataaaagactactGTTAAGGACACGTGGCAATTTCTCCTTCAACTTCacaattatatttttatttttatttaaaaaaaaattatcctTATCCTTATTATTATCTATAAATCTCTTAATttcaattttaatattatatataaaaaatattttgttatccttatccttattattattattattattattattattattattattattattattattaaatctcTCAATTTAATTATAATAACATACGAAGGAATagtatatttttgtctttttgtcttcaTTTTTTGGGCATTATGATTtttaattttgtaacaaaactttagtttttttaatttgtgtcacaaagtttaaataattttagtttttttattagtttttgtttttaCGTTTTTCTCGGATTTGTTCGTCGTTCGTTACTATTTCGCACAACGTTTGGTAGTCACATTTGGCACctcaggttttttttttcattcgtaTTTGGTGGTCACATTTGGTCTTTTAAGTTTTTTTACCCCCTCCACTTTCTAATACGCATCGTTATAAATTCGACTCCTTCTATGTTTTACGTCACTAAGTCACTTTGTGTTAGAAATTCATGTTTTTTTTTACGCTTTACCCGGTTTTGGTCTTCGTTCAATGCTACTTAGCATGGTTTTATGTCCACATCTCCTCAACATTGGTAGCACGTTTTTATGCCCACTGGCCCGCAACGCGGGTAGCTTAAGACTAGTAAAGTTATAAATTAACAAAAAGATATATGCACaaaaaatgtaaaaataaaataaagaaggTGTAATTGGTACAAAATAAACTAAAGCTCATTAGTATAATACAGTTCATATAGCTTGCATTTATTTATCTTCTAAACCTTTAGTATTGCAATTTTTGCAGGTGTATGTGTTGGCATTACCATATGATGAAGTGCAAAGCAGGATGCATTGGCATATCGTTTTAGTGTCTATGCTTTCGTCGCTAATGATTGTTCTGGTCGCTATTTTGATGGTGTTAACAATGAAGTTAGCAAGAAAAGAAATGTGTTTAACAACTGCTCTTGTCAAACAAAAGGAAAAAACACAACAACTAGAGAGAAAAAGCAAGAATCAAAGTGTTGCATTTGAAACCGCAAGCCATGATATCCGTGCTTCGTTAGCAGCAATTAGCGGATCGGTAGAAATATCAATCAATGAGAATCATCAAGGATCCGAGTTAGCCACAGACTTACAAATTGTTCAGTCATCCACAAAATATCTCCAAGGTAAGTATTATCATGAACCATTATTCAAATAATGAagtaattttagtttttttttttttttttttttttttgcaaatggGTTAATCTGGTTAAACTAAAATTACACACAGGTCATTTTTTAAATAAAGCATCATCTTGGTTAACAAATATTTGtgaggggctgtttgtttacctcttaacaAATGCCGATTTTATTTTTGCAAATGGGTTCGCTTAGATCAACCCAAATTACGCGACGTGGATTTGAATCTGTTCAAAATACACAACGGGTCATTCTTCAAAGAATGAGTTGGtttaggtaaaaaaaaaattgcgACTGGATTCATTTAGGTCAACTCAAATTACATAACGGGTCAGTATTTCAAAATGATTTGGGTAAAAAAGATAACGTAAATTAGTTCATTTGGGACAACTCAAATTATACGACGTGACATTCTTCAAAGTGATTTGGGTAAAAAAAATTCAACTGAGTTCGTTTAAATCAACTTAAATTACACAACGGGTCAGTATTTCAAAATAATTTGGGTAAAAAAAATAACGTAAATTAGTTCATTTGGGACAACTCAAATTATACGACGTGACATTCTTCAAAGTGATTTGGGTAAAAAATAATTCAACTGAGTTCGTTTAAATCAACTCAAATTACACAACGGGCCAATCTAATTCTACTCAAATTATACAACactttgaaaaatgtttaacTAACCACAAAATTGTTGCAGGACTACTAAACTCTATTCTTGACACAAGTAAAATTGAAGCTGGCAAGATGGAGCTAGAAGAAAAACCCTTTGACTTGGTCAAAGTGCTGGAGAGTGTAGTTGACTTGTTCTATCCAGTTGGTATAAAAAAGGAAGTTGATGTGATTTTGGATCTACAAGACGATTTATTGACCAAATATTCACAAGTCAAAGGCGATGAACGCCGACTTAAACAAATATTATCAAACTTACTAAGCAATGCAATCAAGTTCACATCCGAGGGTCATGTCTTAGTTTCCGTTTGGGCTCGTGCGATGAACCCGAATTTGCAGAGCTCGATAACTGCTTCTGATAGCGTTTGGTTTGAACGATGGCGATCGTATTTGTTTTGTGGAAATAatgacaagtgtggggatgttgaAGCAGTTGATGAAGTTGTTGGTGATAGTAACTGCATGGAGTTTGTGTTTGAGGTTAATGATACTGGAAAAGGTATTGCAAAAGAGAAACAAGCTTCCATTTTTGAAAATTATGTGCAGGTTAAAGAATCTGAACATGAATTTGAAGGCACTGGATTAGGGCTCGCCATCGTCCAATCTTTGGTAATGTTTCATCTGGGGCTGCTTAACGGGTTGTGTTCATGGGTTAGTGGGTTGAACCTGGCATGAACCCGAAAACCATGTCACACACACACGAACACGACCCATTTGACCTGAAAAATATTTTTAGTTAACTTTGTACTTTAAAATCCTAAATTTGCATATTAatttgcatatatatatatatatatagacaaagatccgttaggaaccaccttttattgcgataactgcgagaaccaatgtgaacacaaccaaaaattcctaaaaatagctaaaaaacacacaaaaactttttttttaatattttttataaaaaaatcgctacttttagtagccaaaaaataaaaaataatttttttttacatttatttttttttgctactaaaagtagcgattttaacataaaaaatattaaaaaaaaaatagattttttttttgatttctttaggttttttgggggtttagtttttagcattttagcttggggggtgggggtgggggggggggttaggtttttagctattttaggttgtgttcacattggttctcgcggttctcgcaataaaggtggttctcgcatgaaccttaccatatatatatgtgtgtgtgtgtgtgggggggggggggagggggggtgtTAGGATCGTGAGAGAATCATTTGGGAAATTTAGAACCGGAAGAACCATTCTGGACTACTCATTTTTCCTAAACAATTTTTTCTTTTGCTAAATCATCCATTTCCAGCGTTTTTTTTTTATGATACGCACGTGTATATACTGTTTAAACGTGTTTGTGGGTTTGACCCGAACCTGTTTAGACTAACCGTGTTGACACGAACATGGcccgtttagctaaacgtgtTCGTATGTTTGACCCTAACccatttagactaaacccaaagcCGCAGATTTCATGTTAGAAATTCGCACCCCTAATTACATCCTTATATTATATCAATTTTTAGCGCCAAAACGATTTGATGTGGAACTCTTATACAGGTACGCTTGATGGGTGGAGATATAATCATAGTTGACAAAGAAGCCGGAGAGAGAGGGACATGTTTCAGGTTTCATGTCGTTTTTAAGGTTATCCTGTCGGATCTACATGTAATTAGTGATGAAGAAAAGGTTAACATGTCCTTAGGGACAAACACCCCCTTCCGCAGCCCCAAACGAAAAGATTATAACTCTAGTACAGTTGTTCTCTTCATCAGCAGCGTCGAACGATGTAAAGTGTCACAAACATTTATACGCGCTCGCGGGGTTAAGGTTCTCGTAGCGAACAACGTTGGAGAGCTTTCCGAAACTCTCAAGGAGTTTAGACAGCCTGCGAGTAAAGTATGTTTTGGCTATTTGACTAGGCCTGGTAGAAGCCCAAAGGCGGTTCCGTTAAGTGCATTGGATGGGACAAATGTGTCCCAGACCCGAATGAATAATCGGGCCACTCTAACGGGTTTTATATTGCTTGTGGTGGACACAACCCGGGCTGATTTTCGTGAGTTGTGTAAGGTGGTGGCCGAGTTTAGAAAAGACTCGAAAGATGCTTGTTTTAGAGTTGTTTGGTTAGGATTCAGGTGCATGCAAGCCCATGGGTTGGATCAAAAGCAACTCCCACCGTCAGATGTCATCATACCAATGCCGTTTCATGGGTCCCGTTTATACTCGTTAATCAATCTTTTACCGGAGTTTAGATATAAGTTCCCTTGCACACAACCACACGGGAACCCGTATACACCCGAAAGACAAGTGGAAGTCGAAGAAATCACTAGGATTTCGCCAAATAGGAGCCCATTGAGAGGGAAGAAAGTGTTGCTCGTAGAGGATAACTCTACGCAACAGATGATCGCCAAGAGGATCTTTTTGAAGAACGGTGTCAAATTCGACACGTGTACGAACGGGAAAGAAGCGTTGACTTTTGTCTCCAAAGGGTTGACTGATCAAAAAGATCTTGGAGCTCTACATATTCTACCATATGACTATATCTTAATGGATTGCCAGGTAATTTCTTACTTTTTTGAACCAAGAAAAGTGTCTTGTTTAAAATTTTTGTAAAATCTAGACGCGTTAGATGATGAAGCTTATTTACAGATGCCTGTAATGGACGGTTGTGAAGCGACAAGGCGGATACGACTAATGGAGAAAGAGTATGGTGTTCACATCCCCATCATCGGGTTATCTGCGCATGGAGAAGGCGAAGAATTAAACAAGTTCGTAAAGGGAATCGATAGTCATGTTTCCAAACCACTAAATGAGCACAAGTTGTTGAAAGTGATTGAAGAACTTGATAGCAGAAATTAATGTTGAACTTGATATTAACTAGTAACTTGTACATACTTGAGCTTTGAGTTTTGACATATAGCTCAGCTACTCTTTATTCTTGGTTTGGTTACAACAAGATTTTCCCCTATTTTTTTTACCTTGCTTCATTAATTCATGAGTTTATGTTATAATAAGCGGGCCCAAGTTTTTTGTTTCGCCCGaggcccaatttttttttatctttctcGTATACGGCCCTGAGTAATCCGGACGAGGGTCCACACGCATAATCTGACCCCAACAtcttattcttcatttttttgtTGACACATAGAAAAAAAGGACATGACTCGATTtaaatgttaagttatctaattgggacaaaaacgatacgagtgacctaattagaacattTTTTCAAATCTTGGTTTCTATTATGTGATATATTCCCTatataaaaagggaagaagaataCAGAGGCAAAGACAAGTTATAAAATAGAAGAATAAAAAATTCAACTTTATTGTATATATAGTGTGTATATATAAACATTAGTCACACCACATAAGCACCAAAAACTTAACTATACGTGCGAACTTTTTAATTTTCTTGAAGTGTAGCTCGAAATCAAAGATGAAGGTTTGGTATTATAGTCTGCTTCTTTTTGTTACAACATTAATGGGGTGTTTCTTGGTTAATGATGCTCAAATCGATCCCACTTTCGGTTTTGTTGAGGTCATGTTAAATGAAACCAGTtttgaataccagaagccttacGACACATCACTCGAACAGCGTTACAGTTACGCAAATGGGACTCATCGTTTCTGGGTGTACGCAGACGATAAGCCACGCAATCTTGGAAGCAACACACAGCCACGCACCGAAATTCGCATACATGTAACCATTTTCTTTCTTTGTATGAATCATTCAATTATTAATActagagttaactgtcattttcatcCCTGTTGTTTGTTCTATTAGGTCAGTTCAGACCAAATTTCAAATTTATACCATTTCCATTCTGAacattcttgaaacatgccaGTTCCGTCCACAACTAAGAGAGTTAACTGCCTTTTCGTCTTTGTGGTTTGTTCAAATTATGTTAGTCCAGGCccaatttcaaagtttttggatgaaactggcatgTTTCAAAAATGTCAGGGATGGAAATGGTACAAACTTGAAATTTGGCCTGGACCggcataattggacaaaccaGAAGGACGAAAATGCCAGCTAACTCTTAATACTACGTTTGCTTTTAATGATTTGATATGCATGCAGCCAGACTACACTTCAGGAATATGGCAGTTTGAAGGGATGGCATTCGTCCCAAACGGAACCAGTGGTGCAACCATAGTTCAAATCCATGGTGCGGCCCATGGTAACACGACAATATTGTTGAGGATTTACGATGGAGATATGAGGTATTATAGTACACCGGTGATAGATACTGGTTTATACGATAAATGGTTTAAAGTTAATCTTATACACGACGTTGATGGGGGAAAGTAACAGTGTTTATCGATAACCAAGAGAGACTGAACATTCATGATCAAGGTCCCGGCTTGTTGTATTTCAAATTCGGAGTCTATGGCGCTCCTAGAAATATTAGCTACTATATGGAATCGCGATGGAAAGcggtcaaaatttataaaaaatattaatgcTTTGTGTATCTTTATGCTTTTGATGCTGAAGAAACACTAAACTAATTATGGGGATTAATCAgcttggtttatgtttctaccataatggttaatcttcttatgaatatctgagctccgacttgatgttttaatcctgcaaaacagaacaccgttactcgttaagaggggaatgtgggggtttccctcttaaccgggctccggtgtgagaataagcgactgctttgggaggataattaagtgttaagagtgagagtagagggaatagaatgtttaacctgttgaatgaggtctctatttatagccggagaggtgtaagaggatatgggctgatgggccttgggccggaaacggacaacataacggatatgctctttgtctcactagtgtcgaccgtttagtggcttctagaagttctttggtgctggcgcaccttgattggagccacgtgtcattgttgtcggccctgctgctcttctgccatcagcagacaagtggagatcgtgggacagatgtctccgtcccctgattggtgccacgtaggcgtccttacgtacttctcgtcagacgatcgtggcgcacgattgaccagagcctgctggacgcccATTGGCTCTTttcactgccacttgtaccttgtgtaccactggaGGCAGCCTTGCGCTGCCTTCCTATGTGGTTCTTGCTGAGCATCTAACTAATCCGCGCGGGTTAGTATGCCCATGTGTTCCTTTATTTATactaagtgctgatatctgagcTTCTTGTGGTCGGGACCTCGCGCGACATAGAGCAGAAAGTGGGGTAACTCGCGCGAGGCTCTTGGTAGGAAGTTTATTAagataaggagtatggtcccacGCGCAACCTTGAtggaggtttgcgcggctttttgggaccataccccttcaagtccccccagtccagtgctgcaccatgcgcgacgcaagtggttggagctctggacttagaaaaaaTAAAAGTTGAAGGGAATGTGTCTTGCTTTTGGTTGGCGTGGCGCGTGTAGTCTTTGTTGTTTCCAACTGCGCGGAATCCAAGGTAGGTTCCAGGTGGTTCATTGGTTGTCCGAGCAGGCGCGAAGTGTTGTTAAGGTGATGTTAACTTGCGCGGCCTTGATAGCTTTTGCATGAAGCTAATTGTAATTTATGGCGGGaaaaacttcgaaatttgaactctgGCAAGTTGCTGAGATAAGTCGCTGATTGCGACGTctgagttgacccctggcacggatGTCATCATGCCGACTACGACGGTTGCACTTcatgtcaggagagtgaggcccacgcgcgcgtggtaaccgtcacccctgcTTTTCCGCGTGACGTGGCAGCCTCTCGTTGGTTAGCCTAGCGGCGAAAgcggcacgtttacccatcgcattaaatgcgatgggtatatatatccgaagagatGTGAGAGGTTCTCACTTCTCTTCTGTTCTTTCCAACTTCTCTCGTTTCtcctctttgaatcttcaaatctTGTAGCAGATCTTCAAGATTTTTCTTCACATCTTCAAGTTTTTCCAGAAACTTGCATCCTTATTGACGATGACTGAAGAACATCAGGAGGGTGTTTCCGTAGAAGAGGGTCCTGTTCCCGTTCTCCGGTGGGATCTTGGACTTTTTGAGCAGATTGTTAGGAGCTTCCGTTTTCCACGGAGTGGGATGCTCGGTACCCGGCTCAAAATCAGACGGCAGCCGACGCACCGCCGGGTTACATCACGTTATTTGAAGACTTTTTTCTTCAAGGTAACTTTAGACTGCCGGCGACAAACTTCATGGGGCATATATTGCATCACTACAACTTCCATCTTTCCCAGATGAGCCCTCCTGGAATGGTTAGGGTTCGTCATTTTGAGTTTTTATGCCGAGCCCATGGCATCGAGCCATCTGTTGAGAAGTTCCGGGCCTTCTACCAACTTCAACGGACGATGGGCTTCTTCTCTTTTGCCAGTCGTGGTGCTGCAAAGAAGATCTTGTTAAACCCACCGAAGAGTTTCCACGATTGGAAACCCAAATTCTTCTTTATTCGGGAAGAGGTGCTTCCGATTGCCATGCCCTTCAGAGATTGGAGTGAGCCAGTGCTGAAGGAGGATCTTCCAATCCCAAAGCATGAACGGTGGTATCAACAGTTAACCCCTACCCCGAATCGGGTATTTGGGGAAAATGTGTTAGTAGCGGCGCGcatgagtgaccagtggtcaccaGATAGCAAGGAGGTGCCGGTTTTGAAGATTGGTGACCAAGGTCAGTGATTTCCCTACTTTCCCTTGTTTCATGTtttatgctttattttacttatgCATTTTGACGTGTAGAGGCCCAATTGTATCAAGCTGCGTTCGCCACTTTTGGTGGATCTATGGGCGCGCGCCCACTGCGCGAGGATGAGGAAAGCTGGTACAAGCAGATTAGAGGCAATTTCATGTATCCGGTTGCTGATGCCTTTGCCTCGCCGCCTACCACGACTGAAGGTGCGTAATTCCCTAAACCTCGtcctttgcgctctgtgacttctgctgggaaagaggtTGTCTATCTTTCCAGTGAGGAGTCTGTAGGGTCTTCAAACGGCGAGTTAAGTCCGtggtctaacatctttgcaggtgtgttgcgcgacctgggggTTGAcccagaagagaagaagaaaaaacccttgaagaagaagaaaatagcTAACTTGGATCCCGAGGTG
This genomic stretch from Helianthus annuus cultivar XRQ/B chromosome 8, HanXRQr2.0-SUNRISE, whole genome shotgun sequence harbors:
- the LOC110893066 gene encoding histidine kinase CKI1, whose product is MNDIKRYLQSLMGLLIICLLITLWVADYIEEKEVDSMTNKTHKEIASVIQKATTILLLMNSSTTNLAKVVSTSLGETNATFSHIQAKVAPLLFEALLTIPRVSQISYIRKDGLFFALYSQADHRIFAIYSNTSFEKHPGARISYPWYTQHVDSNTGNLYGEVVVFPTLANETWLQQALNTTNGFALLGNSCSEDKIPLVLNIARVDKIGVVSLGFELKSLLNVFSGIKPFGGGLYLATKDGKFVSDGIPNTRIVVEENATISFQLLKANGERITLRLNYETPKTYVFDVSGIKYALYSSSLDIMGMQMVYVLALPYDEVQSRMHWHIVLVSMLSSLMIVLVAILMVLTMKLARKEMCLTTALVKQKEKTQQLERKSKNQSVAFETASHDIRASLAAISGSVEISINENHQGSELATDLQIVQSSTKYLQGLLNSILDTSKIEAGKMELEEKPFDLVKVLESVVDLFYPVGIKKEVDVILDLQDDLLTKYSQVKGDERRLKQILSNLLSNAIKFTSEGHVLVSVWARAMNPNLQSSITASDSVWFERWRSYLFCGNNDKCGDVEAVDEVVGDSNCMEFVFEVNDTGKGIAKEKQASIFENYVQVKESEHEFEGTGLGLAIVQSLVRLMGGDIIIVDKEAGERGTCFRFHVVFKVILSDLHVISDEEKVNMSLGTNTPFRSPKRKDYNSSTVVLFISSVERCKVSQTFIRARGVKVLVANNVGELSETLKEFRQPASKVCFGYLTRPGRSPKAVPLSALDGTNVSQTRMNNRATLTGFILLVVDTTRADFRELCKVVAEFRKDSKDACFRVVWLGFRCMQAHGLDQKQLPPSDVIIPMPFHGSRLYSLINLLPEFRYKFPCTQPHGNPYTPERQVEVEEITRISPNRSPLRGKKVLLVEDNSTQQMIAKRIFLKNGVKFDTCTNGKEALTFVSKGLTDQKDLGALHILPYDYILMDCQMPVMDGCEATRRIRLMEKEYGVHIPIIGLSAHGEGEELNKFVKGIDSHVSKPLNEHKLLKVIEELDSRN